Proteins co-encoded in one Diaminobutyricimonas sp. LJ205 genomic window:
- the purE gene encoding 5-(carboxyamino)imidazole ribonucleotide mutase, which yields MGSDSDWSVMKDAAAALADFGIPHEVEVVSAHRTPQKMIQFGTDAAGRGLRAIIAGAGGAAHLPGMLASVTTLPVIGVPVPLAKLDGLDSLLSIVQMPAGVPVATVSIGGARNAGLLAARMLATSDPDLSQKLADYAESLKTLVEEKNSALKNSL from the coding sequence ATGGGATCGGATTCCGATTGGTCCGTGATGAAGGATGCCGCCGCTGCCCTCGCTGATTTCGGCATCCCGCACGAGGTGGAGGTTGTCTCCGCGCACCGCACACCGCAGAAGATGATCCAGTTCGGCACGGATGCCGCGGGCCGCGGTCTGCGCGCCATCATCGCCGGCGCCGGCGGCGCCGCGCACCTGCCGGGCATGCTCGCCTCGGTCACCACCCTGCCCGTGATTGGCGTCCCGGTGCCGCTCGCGAAGCTCGACGGGCTCGACTCTCTGCTCTCGATCGTGCAGATGCCCGCCGGAGTACCGGTGGCCACCGTATCGATCGGCGGGGCGCGCAACGCCGGCCTTCTCGCAGCACGCATGCTGGCGACATCCGACCCCGACCTCTCCCAGAAGTTGGCCGACTACGCCGAGAGTCTGAAAACCCTCGTCGAAGAAAAGAACTCGGCCCTCAAGAACAGCCTGTGA
- a CDS encoding GtrA family protein, with amino-acid sequence MRALAAQFARFGTVGALGWLVDVAVFNLLWLTVLSPDEVDGGAFWAKVISTSVAILFNWLGNRYWTFRHHRRRDTLREGIEFLVASLLGMLVALGCLWVSREVLGFTSLLADNVASNVIGLGLGALLRFVLYRNWVYAPHRAASARPAQATAHAAQSDRDKLGRPEALDQREATPAS; translated from the coding sequence ATGCGTGCGCTAGCAGCTCAGTTCGCCCGGTTCGGCACGGTCGGTGCTCTCGGGTGGCTTGTGGATGTCGCGGTATTCAACCTGCTTTGGCTGACGGTGCTCTCCCCCGACGAGGTTGACGGCGGCGCGTTCTGGGCAAAAGTAATCTCGACCAGCGTCGCGATCCTGTTCAACTGGCTGGGCAACCGCTACTGGACTTTCCGGCACCACCGCCGTCGGGACACCCTGCGCGAGGGCATCGAGTTCCTCGTTGCGTCGCTGCTCGGAATGCTCGTGGCATTGGGCTGTCTGTGGGTGTCGCGCGAGGTGCTCGGCTTCACCTCGCTACTGGCGGACAATGTGGCCTCGAACGTCATCGGCCTCGGGCTCGGCGCGTTGTTGCGCTTCGTGCTCTACCGGAACTGGGTGTATGCGCCGCACCGGGCGGCGTCCGCGCGTCCCGCTCAAGCCACGGCCCACGCCGCTCAGTCCGATCGCGACAAGCTCGGTCGGCCGGAAGCGCTCGATCAGCGGGAAGCAACCCCGGCAAGCTGA
- a CDS encoding UDP-glucose/GDP-mannose dehydrogenase family protein, with protein sequence MKISVIGCGYLGAVHAASMAKLGHTVVGVDVDEQKVAALAAGHAPFFEPGLPELLVEGKDRLRFTTDIADASEASVHFIAVGTPQQPDSNAADLTYVRGAIEALLPHLTPGDLVVGKSTVPVGTAAQLAERIEATGARLAWNPEFLREGFAIQDTLSPDRLVYGVRDGDHAAVATLDEVYAEAIAAETPRIVTDYATAELVKVSANAFLATKISFINAMAEIAEVTGADVTQLADAIGLDARIGRRFLNAGLGFGGGCLPKDIRGFMARAEELGVDQALSFLSEVDAINLRRRSRMVDLTREVVGGSLDGKRIAVLGLAFKPDSDDVRDSPALDVAARLVAEGASVVATDPEAVETARRRRPELTYVATAEEAAANADAVVLLTEWRQYRELDPDDFAALVSERTIVDGRNCLNPVLWRAAGWHYRALGRPGAPTPQLAGVASR encoded by the coding sequence GTGAAGATCTCCGTCATCGGATGCGGTTACCTCGGCGCAGTGCACGCGGCCAGCATGGCCAAACTCGGCCACACCGTCGTCGGTGTCGATGTCGACGAGCAGAAGGTGGCGGCGCTCGCGGCAGGGCATGCTCCCTTCTTCGAGCCCGGTCTTCCCGAACTGCTGGTCGAGGGCAAGGACAGGCTGCGCTTCACCACCGACATTGCGGATGCCTCTGAGGCATCCGTGCACTTCATCGCGGTTGGCACCCCCCAGCAACCGGACAGTAACGCCGCCGATCTGACCTACGTCCGCGGCGCGATCGAAGCGCTGTTGCCGCACCTGACGCCGGGCGACCTGGTGGTGGGCAAGTCGACCGTTCCCGTCGGCACGGCCGCCCAGCTGGCTGAGCGAATTGAGGCTACCGGCGCCCGGCTCGCCTGGAATCCCGAGTTCCTGCGCGAGGGCTTCGCGATCCAGGACACCCTCAGCCCGGACCGGCTGGTGTACGGCGTGCGCGACGGTGACCACGCCGCCGTCGCAACCCTCGACGAGGTCTACGCCGAGGCGATCGCTGCGGAAACCCCGCGGATCGTCACCGACTACGCCACCGCGGAATTGGTGAAGGTTTCGGCGAACGCGTTCCTCGCCACCAAGATTTCTTTCATCAACGCGATGGCAGAAATCGCCGAGGTCACCGGCGCCGACGTCACCCAGCTCGCCGACGCGATCGGCCTCGACGCGCGTATCGGTCGGCGTTTCCTGAACGCCGGACTGGGTTTCGGTGGCGGATGCCTGCCGAAGGACATCCGTGGCTTCATGGCCCGCGCCGAGGAACTCGGTGTCGACCAGGCGCTCAGCTTCCTCAGTGAGGTCGACGCCATCAACCTCCGCCGCCGCAGTCGCATGGTCGATCTGACCCGTGAGGTCGTCGGCGGATCACTCGACGGAAAGCGGATCGCGGTGCTCGGTCTGGCGTTCAAGCCGGACTCCGACGACGTGCGCGATTCGCCGGCGCTGGATGTCGCCGCTCGCCTCGTCGCGGAAGGGGCCTCAGTCGTGGCGACCGATCCCGAAGCTGTGGAGACGGCTCGCCGTCGCCGGCCGGAGCTGACGTATGTCGCCACTGCCGAAGAGGCGGCGGCAAATGCCGACGCAGTCGTCCTGCTCACAGAATGGCGGCAGTACCGAGAACTCGATCCGGACGACTTTGCGGCGCTGGTATCGGAGCGCACGATCGTCGATGGGCGCAACTGCTTGAATCCGGTGCTCTGGCGTGCCGCCGGCTGGCACTATCGTGCGCTGGGTCGTCCGGGCGCGCCGACGCCTCAGCTTGCCGGGGTTGCTTCCCGCTGA
- a CDS encoding 5-(carboxyamino)imidazole ribonucleotide synthase — protein sequence MALKVGVIGGGQLARMMIPAAINLGLDIRVLAEAEDMAASLAASAVGDYRDLDTVLAFAEGLDAITFDHEHVPQPILRELVSRGYQVHPGPDALQYAQDKIDMRTRLSELGLPVPVWAKVETAEELGQFLADNGGAAVVKTARGGYDGKGVRVVRDAHDVDDWFTTLAEDGRGGALLVEELVDFRRELAQLVARRPSGEMRTWPVVETVQKDGVCVEVIAPAEHSTGMGEASRIGRAIAEGLNVTGVLAVELFETVDGRLLVNELAMRPHNSGHFSIDGSVTSQFEQHLRAVLDLPLGDTSPRAAWSVMINILGGPTDGTLADRYPAAFAAQPSAKIHNYGKDPRPGRKVGHVTVVGNDLDDVAYRARAAAAHFQ from the coding sequence ATGGCCCTGAAAGTCGGCGTAATCGGCGGAGGGCAACTTGCCCGGATGATGATCCCCGCTGCGATCAACCTGGGGCTCGATATCCGGGTACTCGCCGAGGCCGAGGACATGGCGGCAAGCCTCGCCGCATCGGCGGTCGGTGACTACCGCGATCTCGACACCGTGCTCGCCTTCGCCGAGGGTCTCGATGCGATCACCTTCGACCACGAGCACGTTCCGCAGCCGATCCTGCGCGAGCTGGTCAGCCGCGGCTACCAGGTGCACCCCGGCCCGGACGCGCTGCAGTACGCGCAGGACAAGATCGACATGCGCACCCGACTCAGCGAACTGGGCTTGCCCGTGCCGGTCTGGGCGAAGGTGGAGACCGCCGAGGAGCTCGGTCAGTTCCTCGCCGACAACGGCGGAGCCGCCGTCGTGAAGACCGCCCGTGGCGGTTACGACGGCAAGGGCGTGCGCGTGGTGCGCGATGCCCACGATGTCGACGACTGGTTCACGACGCTGGCCGAAGACGGCCGCGGGGGAGCCCTGCTGGTCGAGGAGCTCGTCGACTTCCGCCGCGAACTCGCCCAGTTGGTCGCTCGGCGGCCGAGCGGCGAAATGCGCACCTGGCCGGTCGTCGAGACGGTGCAAAAGGACGGCGTCTGCGTGGAGGTCATCGCGCCCGCCGAACATTCGACCGGCATGGGCGAGGCATCGCGGATCGGTCGCGCCATCGCCGAGGGCCTCAATGTCACCGGCGTGCTCGCCGTCGAACTGTTCGAGACCGTGGACGGTCGGCTGCTGGTGAACGAACTCGCGATGCGCCCGCACAATTCCGGACACTTCTCGATCGATGGCTCGGTCACCAGCCAGTTCGAGCAGCACCTGCGTGCGGTGCTCGATCTGCCGCTGGGCGACACCAGCCCGCGCGCCGCGTGGAGTGTCATGATCAACATTCTGGGCGGACCCACCGACGGCACTCTCGCCGACCGCTACCCGGCAGCGTTCGCCGCGCAGCCGAGCGCGAAGATCCACAACTACGGCAAGGATCCGAGGCCGGGCCGCAAGGTCGGCCACGTCACCGTGGTCGGCAATGACCTTGACGACGTGGCCTACCGGGCGCGCGCCGCGGCAGCGCACTTCCAGTAA